Proteins encoded by one window of Anomalospiza imberbis isolate Cuckoo-Finch-1a 21T00152 unplaced genomic scaffold, ASM3175350v1 scaffold_145, whole genome shotgun sequence:
- the LOC137466169 gene encoding small nuclear ribonucleoprotein Sm D2-like: MTPEELQKREEEEFNTGPLSVLTQSVKNNTQVLINCRNNKKLLGRVKAFDRHCNMVLENVKEMWTEVPKSGKGKKKSKPVNKDRYISKMFLRGDSVIVVLRNPLIAGK, translated from the exons ATGACGCCCGAGGAGCTGCAGAAGCGCGAGGAGGAGGAGTTCAACACGGGCCCGCTGTCGGTGCTGACGCAGAGCGTCAAGAACAACACACAGGTGCTCATCAACTGCCGCAACAACAAGAAGCTGCTGGGCCGCGTCAAGGCCTTCGACAG GCACTGTAACATGGTGCTGGAGAACGTCAAGGAGATGTGGACGGAGGTGCCCAAGAGCGGCAAGGGCAAGAAGAAATCCAAGCCGGTCAACAAGGACCGCTACATCTCCAAGATGTTCCTGCGCGGCGACTCCGTCATCGTGGTGCTGCGCAACCCCCTCATCGCCGGGAAGTAG
- the LOC137466158 gene encoding LOW QUALITY PROTEIN: small nuclear ribonucleoprotein Sm D2-like (The sequence of the model RefSeq protein was modified relative to this genomic sequence to represent the inferred CDS: deleted 1 base in 1 codon) — MSLLNKPKSEMTPEELQKREEEEFNTGPLSVLTQSVKNNTQVLINCRNNKKLLGRVKAFDRHCNMVLENVKEMWTEVPKSGKGKKKSKPVNKDRYISKMFLRGDSVIVVLRNPLIAGK; from the exons AT gagcctgCTGAACAAGCCCAAGAGCGAGATGACGCCCGAGGAGCTGCAGAAGCGCGAGGAGGAGGAGTTCAACACGGGCCCGCTGTCGGTGCTGACGCAGAGCGTCAAGAACAACACGCAGGTGCTCATCAACTGCCGCAACAACAAGAAGCTGCTGGGCCGCGTCAAGGCCTTCGACAG GCACTGTAACATGGTGCTGGAGAACGTCAAGGAGATGTGGACGGAGGTGCCCAAGAGCGGCAAGGGCAAGAAGAAATCCAAGCCGGTCAACAAGGACCGCTACATCTCCAAGATGTTC CTGCGCGGCGACTCCGTCATCGTGGTGCTGCGCAACCCCCTCATCGCCGGGAAGTAG